A DNA window from Ipomoea triloba cultivar NCNSP0323 chromosome 10, ASM357664v1 contains the following coding sequences:
- the LOC116032042 gene encoding DNA damage-binding protein 1-like produces the protein MSVWNYVVTAHKPTNVTHSCVGNFTGPQELNLIIAKCTRIEIHLLTPQGLQPMLDVPIYGRIATLELFRPHGETQDLLFIATERYKFCVLQWDAEISEVITRAMGDVSDRIGRPTDNGQIGIIDPDCRLIGLHLYDGLFKVIPFDNKGQLKEAFNIRLEELQVLDIKFLYGCPKPTVVVLYQDNKDARHVKTYEVSLKDKDFIEGPWSQNNLDNGADLLIPVPSPLCGVLIIGEETIVYCSATAFKAIPIKPSITRAYGRVDADGSRYLLGDQNGLLHLLVITHEKEKVTGLKIELLGETSIASTISYLDNAVVYIGSSFGDSQLIKLNFQPDSKGSYVEVLERYVNLGPIVDFCVVDLERQGQGQVVTCSGAYKDGSLRVVRNGIGINEQASVELQGIKGMWSLRSATDDAYDTFLVVSFISETRILAMNLEDELEETEIEGFNSQVQTLFCHDAVYNQLVQVTSNSVRLVSSTSRELKDEWHAPANFSINVATANATQVLLATGGGHLVYLEIGDGRLIESKHAKLEYDISCLDINPIGDNPNYSHLAAVGMWTDISVRMYSLPELNLIRTEQLGGEIIPRSVLLCSFEGISYLLCALGDGHLMSFILNMRSGELADRKKVSLGTQPITLRTFSSKNATHVFAASDRPTVIYSSNKKLLYSNVNLKEVSHMCPFNSAAFPDSLAIAKEGELTIGTIDDIQKLHIRSIPLGEHARRICHQEQTRTFAICSLKYNQANADDTEMHFIRLLDDQTFEFISTYPLDQFEYGCSILNCSFSDDSNVYYCVGTAYVMPEENEPSKGRILVFIVEDGKLQLIAEKETKGAVYSLNAFNGKLLAAINQKIQLYKWMLRDDGTRELQSECGHHGHILALYVQTRGDFIVVGDLMKSISLLIYKHEEGAIEERARDYNANWMSAVEILDDDIYLGAENNFNLFTVRKNSEGATDEERSRLDVVGEYHLGEFVNRFRHGSLVMRLPDSDVGQIPTIIFGTVNGVIGVIASLPNDQYIFLEKLQTNLRKVIKGVGGLSHEQWRSFYNEKKTVEAKNFLDGDLIESFLDLSRVRMEEISKAMAVPVEELMKRVEELTRLH, from the exons ATGAGCGTTTGGAACTATGTGGTGACGGCTCACAAGCCAACTAACGTTACGCATTCCTGCGTCGGCAATTTTACTGGTCCGCAGGAGCTCAATCTCATCATCGC GAAATGCACTCGAATCGAGATTCATTTACTCACTCCTCAAGGTTTACAG CCAATGTTGGATGTGCCAATATATGGAAGAATTGCCACACTTGAGCTTTTTCGTCCACAT GGTGAAACACAAGATCTGCTTTTCATTGCAACTGAAAGATACAAATTCTGTGTTCTTCAATGGGATGCAGAGATATCTGAGGTTATTACGAG GGCGATGGGGGATGTCTCTGATCGAATTGGACGTCCCACAGATAATGGGCAG ATTGGCATAATTGACCCAGATTGCAGATTGATTGGACTTCACCTATATGATGGATTATTCAAG GTTATACCATTTGATAACAAAGGCCAGCTGAAGGAAGCTTTTAACATCAG gCTCGAGGAACTTCAAGTTTTGGATATCAAATTCTTGTATGGTTGTCCAAAGCCTACTGTCGTAGTTCTTTACCAG GATAACAAAGATGCTCGTCATGTCAAAACATATGAGGTTTCTTTGAAAGATAAAGATTTTATTGAAGGTCCATGGTCTCAAAATAATCTTGATAATGGAGCTGATTTGCTCATCCCTGTGCCATCGCCCCTTTGTGGTGTGCTTATTATTGGGGAAGAAACCATTGTATATTGTAGTGCCACAGCTTTTAAAGCGATTCCCATTAAACCT TCCATTACAAGAGCATATGGAAGGGTTGATGCTGATGGTTCTCGCTATTTACTTGGGGATCAAAATGGGCTACTTCATCTACTTGTTATAACTCATGAAAAAGAAAA AGTTACTGGACTAAAAATTGAGCTCTTGGGAGAAACTTCAATTGCATCAACAATTTCGTACCTGGATAATGCTGTTGTCTATATCGGATCTAGTTTTGGTGATTCACAG CTTATAAAGCTTAATTTCCAGCCTGATTCAAAAGGTTCTTATGTagaagttttagaaagatatgTCAATTTGGGACCAATTGTGGACTTCTGTGTGGTTGATCTTGAAAGGCAAGGTCAAGGTCAGGTTGTAACTTGCTCAGGGGCATATAAAGATGGATCTCTTCGAGTTGTTCGGAATGGAATCGGGATTAATGAACAG GCATCTGTAGAACTTCAAGGCATCAAGGGGATGTGGTCACTTAGATCTGCTACAGATGATGCATATGACACTTTCTTAGTTGTGAGCTTTATTAGCGAGACACGAATTTTGGCAATGAACCTTGAGGATGAACTGGAAGAAACTGAGATAGAAGGTTTTAACTCTCAAGTACAGACTTTGTTTTGCCATGATGCTGTCTACAATCAGCTGGTGCAG GTTACTTCAAACTCAGTGAGATTGGTCAGCTCTACCTCCAGAGAGCTGAAAGATGAATGGCATGCTCCAGCCAATTTTTCAATCAATGTTGCCACAGCAAATGCCACACAG GTATTATTGGCTACAGGGGGTGGTCATTTAGTTTACCTAGAAATTGGTGACGGAAGGTTGATTGAATCAAAACATGCGAAGTTGGAGTATGATATCTCCTGTCTGGACATAAATCCAATTGGTGATAATCCAAACTATAGTCATCTAGCTGCAGTGGGGATGTGGACTGACATAAGTGTTAGGATGTATTCACTACCTGAATTGAATCTCATTAGAACGGAGCAATTGGGAGGAGAAATAATTCCTCGCTCTGTTCTTCTGTGCTCCTTTGAAGGG ATATCTTATTTGCTATGTGCCCTTGGAGATGGTCACCTCATGAGTTTCATTTTGAACATGCGTAGTGGTGAGCTAGCAGATAGAAAGAAAGTGTCTCTTGGAACTCAACCCATAACACTCCGTACTTTCTCATCAAAGAATGCGACACATGTTTTTGCTGCTTCTGATAGACCAACTGTCATATACAGCAGTAACAAGAAACTCCTTTACAGCAATGTGAACCTTAAAGAAGTTAGTCATATGTGTCCTTTCAACTCTGCTGCCTTTCCAGACAG CCTTGCAATTGCCAAAGAAGGTGAGCTAACAATTGGCACCATTGATGACATTCAGAAGCTGCATATTCGCTCTATTCCACTCGGAGAGCATGCACGTCGTATCTGCCATCAAGAACAGACCAGGACATTTGCCATATGTAGTTTGAAGTATAATCAGGCAAATGCAGATGATACTGAAATGCATTTTATCCGCTTGCTAGATGACCAAACATTTGAGTTCATATCAACTTACCCACTCGATCAATTTGAGTATGGTTGTTCCATACTTAACTGCTCCTTCTCTGATGATAGTAATGTGTACTACTGTGTTGGAACTGCATATGTGATGCCAGAGGAAAATGAACCTTCAAAG GGACGAATATTAGTTTTTATTGTTGAAGATGGGAAGCTCCAATTAATTGCAGAGAAAGAAACTAAGGGAGCTGTATACTCTTTAAATGCATTCAATGGAAAATTACTTGCGGCAATCAATCAAAAGATTCAGTTGTACAAGTGGATGCTGCGTGATGATGGAACACGTGAACTGCAGTCAGAATGCGGACATCATGGTCATATATTAGCCCTCTATGTTCAAACTCGTGGAGATTTTATTGTTGTAGGTGATCTGATGAAATCAATTTCTCTGTTAATATACAAG CACGAGGAGGGTGCTATTGAGGAGCGAGCGCGTGATTACAATGCTAATTGGATGTCAGCTGTTGAGATTCTTGATGATGACATTTACCTTGGTGCTGAGAACAATTTCAACCTCTTCACAGTTCGGAAAAATAGCGAAGGTGCCACCGATGAGGAGCGCAGCCGTCTTGATGTGGTCGGTGAATACCACCTCGGTGAGTTTGTTAATAGGTTCCGACATGGTTCTCTGGTCATGCGGCTGCCAGACTCAGATGTTGGCCAGATACCGACCATCATTTTTGGCACGGTGAATGGCGTTATCGGAGTCATTGCCTCACTTCCAAACGACCAGTACATCTTCTTGGAGAAACTGCAAACAAACTTAAGGAAAGTGATAAAGGGTGTGGGAGGACTGAGCCACGAGCAATGGAGGTCCTtttataatgaaaagaaaacCGTCGAAGCCAAGAACTTCTTGGATGGAGATTTAATCGAATCTTTCCTAGACCTTAGCCGGGTTCGGATGGAAGAGATATCGAAGGCTATGGCCGTTCCTGTGGAGGAACTCATGAAGAGAGTTGAAGAGTTGACAAGGTTGCACTAA